The proteins below are encoded in one region of Rhinolophus sinicus isolate RSC01 linkage group LG07, ASM3656204v1, whole genome shotgun sequence:
- the ZNF503 gene encoding zinc finger protein 503, which translates to MSTAPSLSALRSSKHSGGGGGGGGGGGGGGGSADPAWTSALSGNSSGPGPGSSPACSTKPFVHAVPPSDPLRQANRLPIKVLKMLTARTGHILHPEYLQPLPSTPVSPIELDAKKSPLALLAQTCSQIGKPDPSPSSKLSSVASSGGGAGGAGGGTGGDKDGKSGPLKLSDIGVEDKSSFKPYSKPGSDKKEQGGGGGGGGGGGGGGGGVSAEKSGFRVPSATCQPFTPRTGSPSSSASACSPGSMLPSAGGGPEGKDDKKDPDAGGGGGGSKGSGGTSAEGGPTGLAHGRISCGGGINVDVNQHPDGGPGGKGLGSDCGGSSGSSSGSGPSAPTSSSVLGSGLVAPVSPYKPGQTVFPLPPAGMTYPGSLAGAYAGYPPQFLPHGVALDPTKPGSLVGAQLAAAAAGSLGCSKPAGSSPLAGASPPSVMTASLCRDPYCLSYHCASHLAGAAAASASCAHDPAAAAAALKSGYPLVYPTHPLHGVHSSLTAAAAAGATPPSLAGHPLYPYGFMLPNDPLPHICNWVSANGPCDKRFATSEELLSHLRTHTAFPGTDKLLSGYPSSSSLASAAAAAMACHMHIPTSGAPGSPGTLALRSPHHALGLSSRYHPYSKSPLPTPGAPVPVPAATGPYYSPYALYGQRLTTASALGYQ; encoded by the exons ATGAGCACAGCGCCCTCGCTTTCTGCCCTAAGAAGCAGTAAGcacagcggcggcggcggcggcggcggcggaggaggaggaggaggaggcggcagTGCGGACCCTGCCTGGACCAGTGCGCTCTCTGGAAATAGCTCCGGCCCCGGCCCAGGCTCGTCCCCCGCTTGCAGCACCAAGCCTTTTGTGCACGCTGTGCCCCCCTCTGACCCTCTCCGCCAGGCTAACCGACTGCCCATCAAGGTGCTGAAGATGCTGACGGCACGGACTGGCCACATTTTGCACCCCGAGTACCTGCAGCCCCTGCCTTCCACGCCTGTCAGCCCCATCGAG CTTGATGCCAAGAAGAGCCCGCTGGCGCTGTTGGCGCAAACATGCTCGCAGATCGGGAAGCCCGACCCCTCGCCCTCCTCCAAACTCTCCTCGGTCGCCTCCAGTGGGGGCGGCGCGGGCGGTGCCGGCGGCGGTACCGGGGGTGACAAGGACGGAAAGTCAGGCCCCCTCAAGCTGAGTGACATCGGTGTGGAGGACAAGTCGAGTTTCAAGCCGTACTCCAAACCCGGCTCGGATAAGAAGGAGCAGGGAGGTGGCGgaggcggtggcggcgggggTGGCGGCGGCGGTGGGGGGGTTTCGGCGGAGAAGTCCGGATTCCGGGTACCGAGCGCCACCTGCCAGCCATTCACGCCCAGGACAGGCAGTCCAAGCTCCAGCGCCTCGGCCTGCTCGCCAGGAAGTATGCTGCCTTCGGCCGGGGGCGGCCCGGAGGGCAAGGACGACAAGAAGGACCCTGACGcgggcggcggcggtggcggcagCAAGGGCTCCGGGGGTACCTCGGCCGAAGGGGGACCCACCGGGCTGGCGCACGGCCGGATTAGCTGCGGTGGCGGGATTAATGTGGACGTGAACCAGCATCCAGATGGGGGCCCTGGAGGCAAGGGTCTAGGCTCGGACTGTGGCGGCTCATCAGGCTCCAGCTCCGGCTCCGGCCCCAGCGCGCCCACCTCCTCCTCGGTGTTGGGCTCAGGGCTAGTGGCGCCAGTATCGCCCTACAAGCCGGGCCAGACAGTGTTCCCTCTGCCTCCCGCAGGCATGACctacccaggcagtctggctgggGCCTATGCCGGCTACCCGCCCCAGTTTCTGCCACACGGTGTGGCGCTGGACCCCACCAAGCCCGGAAGCCTGGTGGGGGCGCAGCTGGCGGCGGCCGCAGCGGGTTCTCTGGGCTGCAGTAAGCCGGCCGGCTCGAGCCCCTTAGCCGGGGCGTCGCCGCCGTCGGTGATGACAGCCAGTTTGTGCCGGGACCCGTATTGCCTCAGCTACCACTGCGCCAGCCACCTGGCGGGGGCGGCGGCTGCCAGCGCATCGTGCGCCCACGATCCAGCCGCGGCGGCTGCGGCTCTCAAGTCCGGATACCCGCTGGTGTACCCTACGCACCCGCTGCACGGTGTGCACTCATCTCTAACGGCTGCGGCGGCTGCGGGCGCCACACCGCCCTCCCTGGCCGGCCACCCTCTCTACCCTTACGGCTTCATGCTCCCGAACGACCCACTCCCCCACATCTGCAACTGGGTGTCGGCTAACGGGCCGTGCGACAAGCGCTTCGCCACGTCGGAAGAGCTGTTGAGCCACTTGCGGACCCATACGGCCTTCCCCGGGACAGACAAACTGCTGTCGGGCTACCCCAGCTCGTCGTCTCTGGCCAGCGCCGCAGCGGCAGCCATGGCTTGCCACATGCACATCCCCACGTCCGGCGCTCCGGGCAGCCCCGGGACGCTGGCGCTGCGCAGCCCCCACCATGCCCTGGGACTCAGCAGCCGCTACCACCCGTACTCCAAGAGCCCGCTCCCCACGCCTGGCGCTCCGGTGCCGGTGCCCGCCGCCACCGGACCCTACTATTCCCCCTATGCCCTCTATGGACAGAGACTGACCACGGCCTCGGCTCTGGGGTATCAGTGA